A section of the Vespa velutina chromosome 6, iVesVel2.1, whole genome shotgun sequence genome encodes:
- the LOC124949743 gene encoding dynamin-like 120 kDa protein, mitochondrial isoform X2, whose protein sequence is MKQILCGRLGQSILLVSKSSKYPISKITTRCLMSGKISRVYRPLLASPHLRYFANPNRGYAMVIARILRGALKIRYILLGGALGGGVTLQKKYEQWKEALPDMTWIDTLIPTEQQWQKLRGSLLDVKTKLTNKIDIDPRIKELGEAKYHEYRRWFDQRLENAVKAAEERALRDNDQESPTQAKGELSKTAVAFARPLSNENIEEERKKAQSSQQRLDAMQDELMQMQLKYQRELERLERENKELRKQMLLKGNQKVNNRKIKKSLIDMYSDVLDELSEYDSAYSTADHLPRVVVVGDQSSGKTSVLEMIAQARIFPRGGGEMMTRAPVKVTLSEGPYHIAQFKDSSREFDLTKESELADLRREVELRMKNSVKNGKTVSQDVISMTVKGPGLQRMVLVDLPGIISTVTVDMAEDTKDAIRQMTQQYMSNPNAIILCIQDGSVDAERSNVTDLVAQMDPSGKRTIFVLTKVDIAEENLTNPERLKKILQGKLFPMKALGYFAVVTGRGRQDDSIQTIKDYEEKFFRNSKLFKDGLAMSGQVTTRNLSLAVAECFWKMVRETVEQQADAFKATRFNLETEWKNNFPRLRELDRDELFEKARGEILDEIVNLSQVSPRHWEEVLMVRIWEKVSMHVFENIYLPAAQSGGPGTFNTTVDIKLKQWADQQLPARSVESGWECLEQEFQRFMAQARLNPDHDNIFDNLKNAVVSEAMRRHSWEEKASEMLRVIQLNTLEDRSINDKRDWDQAVRFLETSVKEKLQSTEQILRDMLGPNRKERWFYWQSQTEEQQKRTAVKNELDKILYTDKKHPPTLSQDELTTVRKNLQRNSLEVDNEFIRETWHPVYRRFFLHQSLARAYDCRKGYYLYHTGHESEMECNDIVLFWRIQQVLKVTSNALRQQIINREARRLDKEIKEVLEDYSQDNEMKIKLLTGRRVTLAEELKRVRQIQEKLEEFIQALNKEK, encoded by the exons atgaaacaaattttatgtGGTAGATTAGG gcAAAGCATTTTACTTGTATCAAAATCCTCGAAATATCCAATATCAAAGATCACTACAAGATGTTTAATGTCGGGAAAAATAAGCAGAGTGTACAGGCCATTATTGGCATCCCCACATTTACGTTACTTTGCAAATCCTAATCGTGGCTATGCCATGGTAATTGCTAGAATATTAAGAGGAGCATTGAAAatacgttatatattattaggtGGTGCCTTGGGTGGTGGAGTTACATTACAAAAA aaatatgAACAATGGAAAGAAGCTTTACCGGATATGACTTGGATAGATACTTTAATTCCTACTGAACAACAATGGCAAAAGTTACGTGGTTCATTGCTGGATGTTAAAACTAAATTAACTAATAAGATTGATATAG ATCCACGTATAAAGGAATTGGGAGAGGCAAAGTATCATGAGTACAGGAGATGGTTTGATCAAAGATTGGAGAATGCTGTTAAAGCAGCAGAAGAAAGAGCATTGCGTGATAACGACCAAGAATCACCTACAC aaGCAAAAGGCGAATTATCAAAAACTGCAGTTGCTTTTGCTCGTCCATTATCTAATGAGAATATTGAAGAAGAACGCAAGAAAGCTC aaTCGTCGCAACAGAGATTAGATGCTATGCAAGATGAATTAATGCAAAtgcaattaaaatatcaacgTGAACTTGAAaggttagaaagagagaataaagaattaCGTAAACAAATGCTATTGAAAGGAAatcaaaaagtaaataatagaaaaataaag AAATCTTTAATAGACATGTATAGTGATGTTTTGGATGAATTAAGTGAATATGATAGTGCTTATTCGACTGCTGATCATCTACCTAGAGTAGTAGTTGTAGGTGATCAAAGTTCAGGTAAAACATCAGTATTGGAAATGATCGCTCAAGCtagaatatttccaag ggGTGGCGGTGAAATGATGACACGTGCACCAGTCAAAGTTACCTTAAGTGAAGGACCATATCACATTGCACAATTTAAAGATAGTTCTAGAGAATTTGATTTAACTAAAGAATCAGAATTAGCTGATCTTAGAAGAGAAGTTGAATTACGTATGAAGAATAGCGTTAAAAATGGGAAAACAGTTAGTCAAGATGTTATTTCTATGACGGTAAAAGGGCCTGGTCTTCAGCGCATGGTATTGGTTGATCTTCCTGGTATTATTAGT ACAGTTACTGTTGACATGGCAGAAGATACTAAAGATGCTATTCGACAAATGACTCAGCAATACATGAGTAATCCCAATGCTATTATCTTATGTATTCAAGATGGATCGGTTGATGCAGAAAGAAGCAATGTAACAGATCTCGTTGCTCAAATGGATCCTAGTGGAAAAAGGACTATCTTTGTTTTAACTAAA GTAGATATAgcagaagaaaatttaactaATCCAGAAAGACTCAAGAAAATATTGCAAGGAAAATTATTCCCAATGAAAGCTTTAGGATATTTTGCTGTTGTAACTGGTCGTGGTAGACAAGACGATAGTATACAAACAATTAaagattatgaagaaaaattctttagaAATTCCAAACTTTTTAA agaTGGCTTGGCAATGTCAGGTCAAGTAACTACTAGAAATTTGAGTTTGGCAGTAGCTGAATGTTTTTGGAAAATGGTAAGGGAAACGGTAGAGCAACAGGCTGATGCTTTTAAAGCTACTAGATTTAATTTAGAAAccgaatggaaaaataattttccaag ATTACGTGAGTTGGATAGAGACGAATTATTTGAAAAGGCTCGTGGTGAAATTTTGGATGAAATCGTGAATTTATCTCAAGTCTCACCTAGACATTGGGAAGAAGTTCTAATGGTACGCATTTGGGAAAAAGTTAGTATGCAcgtatttgaaaatatctatttacctGCTGCACAAAGTGGAGGTCCAG gTACATTTAATACAACCGTCGACATTAAATTGAAACAATGGGCAGATCAACAATTACCAGCTCGTAGTGTTGAAAGTGGATGGGAATGTTTAGAACAAGAATTTCAACGTTTCATGGCACAGGCTCGATTAAATCCTGATcacgataatatatttgataatttaaagaaTGCGGTGGTGAGCGAGGCAATGAGAAGACATTCGTGGGAAGAAAAA gCATCTGAAATGTTACGAGTTATTCAATTGAACACTTTGGAAGACAGAAGTATAAATGACAAACGAGACTGGGATCAAGCTGTACGATTTTTAGAAACatctgtaaaagaaaaattacaaagtaCTGAACAAATTTTACGAGATATGTTAGGCCCTAATCGTAAGGAACGTTGGTTTTATTGGCAAAGCCAAACagaagaacaacaaaaacGGACTGCGGTCAAAAATGAATTAGATAAAATACTTTATACTGACAaa aaacaTCCACCTACTCTCAGTCAAGATGAGCTCACAACCGttagaaaaaatttgcaaCGTAATTCCTTGGAAGTAGATAATGAATTTATACGTGAAACTTGGCATCCGGTTTACAGAAGATTTTTCTTACATCAAAGTTTAGCCAGAGCTTATGATTGTAGAAAgggatattatctttatcatactGGTCATGAGTCCGAA ATGGAATGTAATGACATTGTATTATTTTGGCGAATTCAGCAAGTATTAAAAGTAACATCGAACGCTCTTAGACAACAGATAATAAATCGTGAGGCTCGTAGATTAGACAAGGAGATCAAAGAGGTTTTAGAAGATTATAGTCAAGATAATGAAATGAAGATTAAATTGCTCACAGGCAGACGTGTTACTTTAGCTGAAGAATTGA aACGTGTTAGAcaaattcaagaaaaattagaagaatttaTCCAAGcgttgaataaagaaaaatga
- the LOC124949743 gene encoding dynamin-like 120 kDa protein, mitochondrial isoform X1, producing the protein MKQILCGRLGQSILLVSKSSKYPISKITTRCLMSGKISRVYRPLLASPHLRYFANPNRGYAMVIARILRGALKIRYILLGGALGGGVTLQKKYEQWKEALPDMTWIDTLIPTEQQWQKLRGSLLDVKTKLTNKIDIDPRIKELGEAKYHEYRRWFDQRLENAVKAAEERALRDNDQESPTRVIDAITSIANQVYSEAKGELSKTAVAFARPLSNENIEEERKKAQSSQQRLDAMQDELMQMQLKYQRELERLERENKELRKQMLLKGNQKVNNRKIKKSLIDMYSDVLDELSEYDSAYSTADHLPRVVVVGDQSSGKTSVLEMIAQARIFPRGGGEMMTRAPVKVTLSEGPYHIAQFKDSSREFDLTKESELADLRREVELRMKNSVKNGKTVSQDVISMTVKGPGLQRMVLVDLPGIISTVTVDMAEDTKDAIRQMTQQYMSNPNAIILCIQDGSVDAERSNVTDLVAQMDPSGKRTIFVLTKVDIAEENLTNPERLKKILQGKLFPMKALGYFAVVTGRGRQDDSIQTIKDYEEKFFRNSKLFKDGLAMSGQVTTRNLSLAVAECFWKMVRETVEQQADAFKATRFNLETEWKNNFPRLRELDRDELFEKARGEILDEIVNLSQVSPRHWEEVLMVRIWEKVSMHVFENIYLPAAQSGGPGTFNTTVDIKLKQWADQQLPARSVESGWECLEQEFQRFMAQARLNPDHDNIFDNLKNAVVSEAMRRHSWEEKASEMLRVIQLNTLEDRSINDKRDWDQAVRFLETSVKEKLQSTEQILRDMLGPNRKERWFYWQSQTEEQQKRTAVKNELDKILYTDKKHPPTLSQDELTTVRKNLQRNSLEVDNEFIRETWHPVYRRFFLHQSLARAYDCRKGYYLYHTGHESEMECNDIVLFWRIQQVLKVTSNALRQQIINREARRLDKEIKEVLEDYSQDNEMKIKLLTGRRVTLAEELKRVRQIQEKLEEFIQALNKEK; encoded by the exons atgaaacaaattttatgtGGTAGATTAGG gcAAAGCATTTTACTTGTATCAAAATCCTCGAAATATCCAATATCAAAGATCACTACAAGATGTTTAATGTCGGGAAAAATAAGCAGAGTGTACAGGCCATTATTGGCATCCCCACATTTACGTTACTTTGCAAATCCTAATCGTGGCTATGCCATGGTAATTGCTAGAATATTAAGAGGAGCATTGAAAatacgttatatattattaggtGGTGCCTTGGGTGGTGGAGTTACATTACAAAAA aaatatgAACAATGGAAAGAAGCTTTACCGGATATGACTTGGATAGATACTTTAATTCCTACTGAACAACAATGGCAAAAGTTACGTGGTTCATTGCTGGATGTTAAAACTAAATTAACTAATAAGATTGATATAG ATCCACGTATAAAGGAATTGGGAGAGGCAAAGTATCATGAGTACAGGAGATGGTTTGATCAAAGATTGGAGAATGCTGTTAAAGCAGCAGAAGAAAGAGCATTGCGTGATAACGACCAAGAATCACCTACAC GTGTAATTGACGCAATCACATCGATAGCAAACCAAGTTTATTCAG aaGCAAAAGGCGAATTATCAAAAACTGCAGTTGCTTTTGCTCGTCCATTATCTAATGAGAATATTGAAGAAGAACGCAAGAAAGCTC aaTCGTCGCAACAGAGATTAGATGCTATGCAAGATGAATTAATGCAAAtgcaattaaaatatcaacgTGAACTTGAAaggttagaaagagagaataaagaattaCGTAAACAAATGCTATTGAAAGGAAatcaaaaagtaaataatagaaaaataaag AAATCTTTAATAGACATGTATAGTGATGTTTTGGATGAATTAAGTGAATATGATAGTGCTTATTCGACTGCTGATCATCTACCTAGAGTAGTAGTTGTAGGTGATCAAAGTTCAGGTAAAACATCAGTATTGGAAATGATCGCTCAAGCtagaatatttccaag ggGTGGCGGTGAAATGATGACACGTGCACCAGTCAAAGTTACCTTAAGTGAAGGACCATATCACATTGCACAATTTAAAGATAGTTCTAGAGAATTTGATTTAACTAAAGAATCAGAATTAGCTGATCTTAGAAGAGAAGTTGAATTACGTATGAAGAATAGCGTTAAAAATGGGAAAACAGTTAGTCAAGATGTTATTTCTATGACGGTAAAAGGGCCTGGTCTTCAGCGCATGGTATTGGTTGATCTTCCTGGTATTATTAGT ACAGTTACTGTTGACATGGCAGAAGATACTAAAGATGCTATTCGACAAATGACTCAGCAATACATGAGTAATCCCAATGCTATTATCTTATGTATTCAAGATGGATCGGTTGATGCAGAAAGAAGCAATGTAACAGATCTCGTTGCTCAAATGGATCCTAGTGGAAAAAGGACTATCTTTGTTTTAACTAAA GTAGATATAgcagaagaaaatttaactaATCCAGAAAGACTCAAGAAAATATTGCAAGGAAAATTATTCCCAATGAAAGCTTTAGGATATTTTGCTGTTGTAACTGGTCGTGGTAGACAAGACGATAGTATACAAACAATTAaagattatgaagaaaaattctttagaAATTCCAAACTTTTTAA agaTGGCTTGGCAATGTCAGGTCAAGTAACTACTAGAAATTTGAGTTTGGCAGTAGCTGAATGTTTTTGGAAAATGGTAAGGGAAACGGTAGAGCAACAGGCTGATGCTTTTAAAGCTACTAGATTTAATTTAGAAAccgaatggaaaaataattttccaag ATTACGTGAGTTGGATAGAGACGAATTATTTGAAAAGGCTCGTGGTGAAATTTTGGATGAAATCGTGAATTTATCTCAAGTCTCACCTAGACATTGGGAAGAAGTTCTAATGGTACGCATTTGGGAAAAAGTTAGTATGCAcgtatttgaaaatatctatttacctGCTGCACAAAGTGGAGGTCCAG gTACATTTAATACAACCGTCGACATTAAATTGAAACAATGGGCAGATCAACAATTACCAGCTCGTAGTGTTGAAAGTGGATGGGAATGTTTAGAACAAGAATTTCAACGTTTCATGGCACAGGCTCGATTAAATCCTGATcacgataatatatttgataatttaaagaaTGCGGTGGTGAGCGAGGCAATGAGAAGACATTCGTGGGAAGAAAAA gCATCTGAAATGTTACGAGTTATTCAATTGAACACTTTGGAAGACAGAAGTATAAATGACAAACGAGACTGGGATCAAGCTGTACGATTTTTAGAAACatctgtaaaagaaaaattacaaagtaCTGAACAAATTTTACGAGATATGTTAGGCCCTAATCGTAAGGAACGTTGGTTTTATTGGCAAAGCCAAACagaagaacaacaaaaacGGACTGCGGTCAAAAATGAATTAGATAAAATACTTTATACTGACAaa aaacaTCCACCTACTCTCAGTCAAGATGAGCTCACAACCGttagaaaaaatttgcaaCGTAATTCCTTGGAAGTAGATAATGAATTTATACGTGAAACTTGGCATCCGGTTTACAGAAGATTTTTCTTACATCAAAGTTTAGCCAGAGCTTATGATTGTAGAAAgggatattatctttatcatactGGTCATGAGTCCGAA ATGGAATGTAATGACATTGTATTATTTTGGCGAATTCAGCAAGTATTAAAAGTAACATCGAACGCTCTTAGACAACAGATAATAAATCGTGAGGCTCGTAGATTAGACAAGGAGATCAAAGAGGTTTTAGAAGATTATAGTCAAGATAATGAAATGAAGATTAAATTGCTCACAGGCAGACGTGTTACTTTAGCTGAAGAATTGA aACGTGTTAGAcaaattcaagaaaaattagaagaatttaTCCAAGcgttgaataaagaaaaatga